CTGTCAGAAGGCTCTTTCCCACATTCGACATCGTGCCCTGCACCATAATCACCTTTGCCATAACTGCTCCTTTAAAAAAATTGAAAAAGCTGAATGTATTTTATCTTATCCGGTGCCGCATACCTTTCGCTAAACGGCATAAACCCGTTTTGCCCGTCCTGATAAAATCTCAGCAGTCCGGGCTTGTCCTCACATTCCAGAAAAACAATCCCGCCGCCAATATCATGCCGGACCTTTACCAGTATTTCAAACGCCGCATCTATCAGGGCATTTCCTGTGATACTGTTCTCCATACCAGGCGCGTAATTCTTTCCAAGCTGCGCAATCAGAAACGCCGATACCGTATAACTGTCTGATGAAGCATCCAGCACGGCATATCTGTTTATTTTTCTGCGCTTCGCGCCGGAAAGCCCTTCGTTGCTGATTTCTATCGCCTTGTGCGCCAGTGCAAACACTGCTGCTATAAGATTATCTTCATCTATAATCAGATAGGTGACGGAAATCTTTTTTCTGGCAAAATCGTAGGCATTTTCCCGGACAAAATGCTGCAGTTCCTTATTTCTCGGACAGAAAAAACCGGAGAGAAGGACTTTTAAATTTTTCTCCCCGATTACATCCGCCATATCCAGAATATTCGCTATCCTGTACTCAGCCATTATCCGGAAACCTCTTTTCCATAAACTTTCTGATATCGTTTCTATCTGTCAGAAGAAATTTTCCCTGCACAGATGGTTTCCTTTCCGGCTTATCTTCGGATGCAGCCAGCGCATCAATAAATGCTGCAGCTTTTTTCGGGTCACTGATTTTTATTTTTGCAAATATACTTGATGTAGCCATAATCACACCTCCATAAACCACACACATCAGTCAGAAACATTCTCTTTTCTATAGAATAACACGGTTTTTTCGGTTTGTCTACATTGTTTTTGATTTTTCTATATATTTTTTGTTACTTCCTATTTTGACGATGATTCACTTGTGACATGCTGCTTTTTCAGCCCTGCACCATAATCACCTTTGCCATAATGCCATCACCCTTATCAGTTCTTCGTTTTCTTCATGCGTGCGCACAGCGATCCGGTAGTAACCTTCTGTAAGTCCCCGGTAATTTGCGCAGTCCCGGATTAAGATGCCCTCTGACCTGCATTTTTCTGAAAGTCCGGGTGCTCCGCTAAAAAACAGAAAATTCGCCGCCGAATCGTATACCCGGAAGCCCAGCTCCGTCAGCTTTTCACGCAGCCAGGCGCGCTCCTGTCCGACCAGCGCTCTCGCCTGCTCTACATATTCTGTTTCCTTCAGCGCCGCCACACCTGCCATCTGCGCCGGAAGAGAGACGCTCCAGGGCTGACGGTTCAGCTCCATGCGCGCAAGCAGCGCTTCATCCGCGCAAAGCCCGTAACCAAGGCGCAGCCCCGCCATCGCATACGTTTTTGTAAAAGCTTTCAGCAGAAAAAGCTGCGGATTTTCCTGCAGAAGCATATTAAAATCACTCTCCCGCGGCTTATCCAGAAAATCCAGGAAGCAGACGTCCAGGACCATGCGGATATGCTTCTCCTGGCAGACCGCCAGAATGCGCTCCAGCAGCGGGCGCGGTATCTGCACGCCGGTCGGATTATTGGGATTGCAGAGAAACACCATATCCAGCTCTGCCGTCAGGCAGTCCAGATAATCCTCCCCGATAGCAAAGCCGTCGGCTTCCCGCAGCTCATAAAAGCGGATATCGCAGCCCTGCGCCGAAAGCGCCTGTTCATATTCGGCAAATCCGGGAGAGACCAGCAGCGCCCTGCGGGGCTTTTCCGCCGCCGTCAGAGAAAAAATAAGCTCCGCCGCGCCGTTTCCGCAGATAATCTGCTCTGCAGGCACCTGTTCTCTTTCCGAAAGCGCCATGCGAAGTCCGCTGCAGTGCACATCCGGATAATTTGCCGAACGCCGCACGCCCTCACAGGCCGCCGCCGCCACCCGCTCCGGCATTCCAAGCGGGTTTAAGTTCGCAGAAAAATCAATACGGCAGGAAGATGTATAAATATCCCCGCCATGCTGATGCTTTTGCATAGTTACCTTTCCTCCATCCTGCTTACAGACATATGCATATCCATTTTACCGCCGCCATAAATACCAGCGCCAGCACCGCCGTCATATACAGCAGACGGTTTGCGCGCACGATATCCTCCGTCTCGATGGGGCGGATATCATCCCCAATCGTCTCCTTCACATGAAGCACGCCAAAATACCAGGCGTCCCCCGCGAGCTGCACATCAAGCGCTCCCGCCATCACCGCCTCCGTCTGGGCGGAATTGGGGCTTGCATGGCGCAGACGGTCCCGCCGGAAAATCCGCCAGGCATTTTTTGCATCCATGCGAAGCAAAAAGGACGCTGCAATCATAAACAGCGCAGACAGGCGCGCCGGCAGAAAGTTTACCACATCATCCAGCTTCGCCGCGAATCTGCCAAAATAAAGATAGCGGTCATTTTTATATCCGAGCATGGAATCCATCGTATTAATCGCCTTATAAAAAAAGCCAAGCACCGCGCCGCCGATTGCCATATAAAACATGGGGGCAATCACGCCGTCCGACGTATTTTCCGCCACGGTCTCCACCGCCGCCTTCGTCACGCCCGCGGCGTCCAGATTCTCCGTATCGCGGCCAACAATCATCGAAACCGCTTTCCGGGCGCCCTTTATATCGTTTTTCTGCAGTACGCGGTATACCTTCATGCTCTCGTCCCGCAGGGATTTTGTCGCCAGAAGCTGCCAGCAGAGCAGGCTCTCAATCACCAGGCGCAGATAAGGATGCACCATCTGCGCAGCAAGCAGCAGAAGGAGCGGAACGCCTGCCGAAATCAGGACAACGCAGACCGCAAGCAGCGTCCCGGCTGCAAATTCCCGTTTATGAAATTTTTCTTCAAGAAGCGCCCGGTCAGCCGATTTTCCCTGCGTAAAACGAATGATTTTCGGATTTTTTTCCGTCTCCGCCGGAACTACCTTAAACAGCCTCCGCAAAAGTTTCTCCAGCGCCGCGATCAGATTTCCAATCATGCGGATGGGATGATAAATCCACGCGGGGTCGCCCAGCAGCAGATCCAGCAGAAAACCGGCCAGAAGCGCCAGCAGTGATAACCTCATTTTTCCTACCTCACCTGATTTTTTTTAAGCCGCTCCCGCTTTTGGGGAGCAGACGCCGCCGGTATCCGGCGCATTTTTTCACAAACTCCTCCGCTATCTGCGGACAGGAATAGTAATACAGATGCGGAAAGCCCGCCAGCAGCGTGTCCGTGCGGTGCATACACCGCCAGCTCCTTTTGCGCAGCGGCTTGCGCGCAAGAAAAGCACCGCCATTGTCCGTACTGTCAAAATAGTGGAACTCGTGCCCGCGGATTTTTATGTCGCGCAGCCCGTCCGCATTCCCGGCAGCAGCTTCTTCCCGCAGTCTGTCTGCGTTCCCGGAAGCCGCTTCTTCCAGCGGTCTGTCCGCATTCCCATCGGATGCTTCCTCCTGCGATCTGTCCGCATCCCCGGCAGGCGCCTCCGCCAGCTCCACATATCCGAAGCGCGTCAGTCTGTCCGTGCGGTAAGCCTGCGCGTCTATCACGCCCGCCATTTTCCACGCCCGTTTTTCCATGTCCTCCATCGTGCGGTGCAGATACATAAATCCGCCGCACTCCGCCATACAGGGCATTCCGCCGGTTATTTTGGCGCGGACATCCTCCAGCATCGCCGTATTTCCGGAGAGCTGCTCTGCATACAGCTCCGGATAACCGCCGTACAAAAGCACCCCGTCCGCCTCCGCCGGAATCTCCCGGTCATGTATCGGGGAGAATTCCACAATTCGTGCGCCGCACTCCCGCAGAAGCTGCAGATTGTCCTCATAAATAAAGCAGAA
This is a stretch of genomic DNA from Marvinbryantia formatexigens DSM 14469. It encodes these proteins:
- a CDS encoding pyridoxal phosphate-dependent aminotransferase, translating into MQKHQHGGDIYTSSCRIDFSANLNPLGMPERVAAAACEGVRRSANYPDVHCSGLRMALSEREQVPAEQIICGNGAAELIFSLTAAEKPRRALLVSPGFAEYEQALSAQGCDIRFYELREADGFAIGEDYLDCLTAELDMVFLCNPNNPTGVQIPRPLLERILAVCQEKHIRMVLDVCFLDFLDKPRESDFNMLLQENPQLFLLKAFTKTYAMAGLRLGYGLCADEALLARMELNRQPWSVSLPAQMAGVAALKETEYVEQARALVGQERAWLREKLTELGFRVYDSAANFLFFSGAPGLSEKCRSEGILIRDCANYRGLTEGYYRIAVRTHEENEELIRVMALWQR
- the cbiB gene encoding adenosylcobinamide-phosphate synthase CbiB, whose product is MRLSLLALLAGFLLDLLLGDPAWIYHPIRMIGNLIAALEKLLRRLFKVVPAETEKNPKIIRFTQGKSADRALLEEKFHKREFAAGTLLAVCVVLISAGVPLLLLLAAQMVHPYLRLVIESLLCWQLLATKSLRDESMKVYRVLQKNDIKGARKAVSMIVGRDTENLDAAGVTKAAVETVAENTSDGVIAPMFYMAIGGAVLGFFYKAINTMDSMLGYKNDRYLYFGRFAAKLDDVVNFLPARLSALFMIAASFLLRMDAKNAWRIFRRDRLRHASPNSAQTEAVMAGALDVQLAGDAWYFGVLHVKETIGDDIRPIETEDIVRANRLLYMTAVLALVFMAAVKWICICL